In the Acidobacteriota bacterium genome, GCGTTAAAGAATTTCGCTCTCCTCAACAGGCGATCCGCTTCCTCAAATCGAACACTTTCTCGTGCGTCCATCGCTTCCTCGAACGAGATCTCTCCGATGAAGGAGGAGAGAAAGAATAGTGCTGATACGGCAAGGAGAAGGATGAGGAGAATCTTCCCAAATGATCTTTTTCCCCCATATTCTCCTAACCCGGCAGGATATGCATTCTCTCTTCTGTCCCCCGGTTCCTCTTCAAGCCCGGCGCCCATAGAGAAAAACAATCCGCAGAGAGGAAAGAAGAGAAAAGAAACTGAAGGGAGATAGAATGTAAAGTCAGATAGATTATGAAGGATAAAGGAAAGAAGCGCCATTGCAAGAAATGGAGCCCCCTTCAGCCTCGCGACGTTAGAGTTGTTTTTTGATGCGGAAGGATCGGAAGACGTTACGGCTCTTATCCTGTGACGACGTAACAACTCCCATGCAGAACGGAAGAAGATGCAGAGAAAAGCCAGCAGGAACGGCACCGCAAAGAGACCGTTCTCGGAAACAATCTGAAGGAAACTGTTGTGTGCATAATTCGATTCGTTCATCCACTCCTCGCGATACCGGGAAAAGGCAACCCCGTAAGAGCCTCCGCCGACACCAAGAACGGGATGGTCTCCGATCATGAGGATGGATGCCTTCCAGTTCCCGTACCTCAGTTTCAAGGGGCTATCAGAGCTCCAGAATTCTGAAAATCCAATATCCCTGTACATGAGAAAGAACACCGCCGCCGTGATGAAAACGATCATGATGATAGAAATGATAAACATTCTTCTCCGAAGTTTCAGAGAGGCAACGATAAGGGCAGAGGCAAAGAGAGCTACAAGGGCTCCAATGGAAAAAGAGAGGAAGAAGGAGGCCGTCTGGATCAGGAGAAGCGCACCGTAAAGCGTCCTTAGCTTCCTGTTCTCGGATAGAAAGACAAAAAATGCTGTTACAGGGATGGTCATCAGGAGAAAGCCCGCAAAGGCTCCTGGGGTGACAAATGTGGAGAAGACCCTGCCCGCTTCCAGCTTCTCCAGAAAGATTGAGGGTATCTCCATCTCTGTCTTTCTTATAATTGAGGCGAGCTTCTCCAATCCGAAAAAGTACTGATGGAGCCCATAGAACGAAACGGCTGCCGCCAGAAAGGTCATGATCCTCAGAAGAGTTAAAGTCTGGAAAAAAGTGAAGACTCCTGGTAAAGCAAGGAAGAGGATGAAGAGAAGGAAGTAATATAGAGCCGCTTCCACAGATCGGCCGGGTGAGAATGATAGAAAAATGTTGACGCATTGGAAAAGGAAGATAATGGTGAAAAGCGTCGCGTTCCTTTTTGAGAAATGGAAACCGGGACTCCTGACAAGGTGGTATCCGAGGAGAAGGACGAGAATGCTCGTCAATGCCTTCGAAAAGAGATAGATTTCCGGAGGGAAAAACGCGCTAAAAAAAAATATCAAGAGGATGATTAGGAACGGGGCTTCAATTTTTCCCTCTCTCTTTATCACTCAACCGGGCGCGCCATGAAAGTGCCGTTGTACATGACGATATCTTTATCGAAATCGAACCTCGTCTCGTAAGAGATGTCATCTCCATCGATCCCATCCTTCCCGTAGCTTATCAGGGTGTAGCTATCGACAACGTTAGTAGAGTAAGAAAAAGGATTGCGCCAGGCATCCTCGACGGGAAGGACGCTGGAAGAATAAGGGACCAGGACTTCCCGTAGCTCTTCCATGTTCAGGCCGTTCCTGGGGTAATAGCCATTATCGATGTTGTACGTTTCGAGAGCGCGCGAGATGGTTCTCATGTCGGACATGGTCGCTTTCTGTCTAGCCTTTTCTATTGTAGAGATGATGTTGATTATAGCGATGGCGGAAACCAGCATGATGATCACGAGAGCCACCAAAAGCTCGACAAGTGTCAGCCCTCTGTTATTCATATCCATGCTTTCGAAATTCTAACAGAACTGCAGAGCGACAATCAATAAAAAAGGGGGGAGAGGAAAAGGCAAAAAAAGCGGCGACGATTCAAAAATCTGCCGCCGCATTGATCCAAGGATCTGCTTATGTCTGCATCCCTTCTGGCCACTGCGTGAACTGTCCATCGATGAAATAGATGTCAGCATCGAAATCCGTGGTCTGTGGGGGGGTTACAGGACCATCGGCAGTTGTGTCTTTTCCGTAGCTGCAGAGCGTGTAGTCGGTGTATGCATCCGTATCACCGCCGGCATGCTGCATGTAAGTTGCCCATCCGTCCTTCTCCGGAATGATCCTGATGTAGTGAGGTTCCAGATAGTTTTTGAGGGTCGTCACATCCGCGAAGCCACCGGCATTCAGGTTGACATAACGGTTGTTGTCGATGTTGTACTCGTCGCAGGCTGTCGCAATCGACCTCATGTCAGCCATCGTTCGCTTCTGCCTGCCCCTGTTGATAGCGTTCAAGAGGTTCGGGATAGCAATGGCAGCAATAATACCGATAATGGCTACAACGATGAGAAGCTCAATTAGTGTAAAGCCCTTATTCTTTTTTCTTAACATTAAGTTCACCTCCTTTCAAAGTAAAGGATTAATTGGCAATAGATATGCCATTCCGCATTGATAAAGCAAGTTTATGATTTTTTTACTATTTTATTATCCCTTTCATTATCATACACTTAAATATAACCCAGACGATTCAGAGAGTATAAATTTATTGCTAACTAAGGAAAGCAATAGATTGCTCATTAAAAAGTTACAAATTTTGCCACTTTCTGGACAGATTTTTAACATTTCTTTTCATTTTTTAAACTCAGTATTCCGGCAATAAAGAACAGATAATTAATCGAGGTATCCGAGCGATCTGAGCTTATCTCTCGTTTCCTGATCCACCCATTCGTGGCTCATGACAGGCTTTTTATCCATCAGGTAATGTTCGACCTGCTGCAGGAGCCGATCTTTCACATCAGGATATTCATAGACCAGATTCTTAGATTCCAGCGGGTCTTCTATAAGCTGATAAAGCTCATGGCGACCCGAGGAGCTGATGATCAATTTGAAGTGTTGATCGTATTTGGCCCTCAAGATGCTACCGAACCTTTCCCCGAATTCTCTGAAGTAATACCGATTTATGTAGAGTTCCGCCAGCGGGTTTCTGTTTCCAGTCTCGAAGGGAGCCCCGTCCAGGTCGCGCGGGATCTCTTTCCCGAGGACGCTAAGGATTTCAGGCATGACATCGACGATTCCGACCCTCGAATGCAAGATTCCGGTTTTCTTAGAGAAAGGATACTTGACGATGAGCGGTATCCGGAGAACCTCTTCGTAAAGACTATTCGTGTGGTCGAGAAGATTGTGCTCTCCGAACATCTCCCCGTGGTCGGATAGGACGACGATTAAAGATGCTTCATAGAGACCCATTTCTCTCAGAGTCTGGAACAGCCGCCCGATGTGATGATCGGCATATGCAATCTCTCCATCGTACTGCGAGAGGAGATACCTTTTCTCTCTCTCGCTCAATGCCCGATGGTTTCCCATGACTTCCCAGAAGGGGTCCTTCATGGAGAAGATTTTCTCCTGGAGGAACTTTCTGTTGAACGGCGAGTATGGAAGGTAAGGTCGGTGTGGCTCCATGTAGTTCAAGAAGAGAAAGAATGGTTCCTTCCTTCTCCGCTCCAGCCAGCGGATCACCTCGTCGGAAATGACCTTTGCGCTTAGGAAAGGCTTGGTTGTCCTGCTAATGAAATCGGGGATGGTACCATAATCTCCAAGTGACGTAGCGAGAATCCTGTGAAAGAATGGCTTGAAAGAGACCCACGTTCTCTCCCGATTCATGTAAATGTCGAAACCCTGGTCCATCCCCAGCGAGGCGGAGAGGGCAGCAAAATTGGAGACGAAAGCCACATTGGTGTAATCATGCTTTTTCAAGATCTCGGCAACAGTCGTCGCATCGGCAGGAAGAGGAAAGACTCCCGTCATGTCAAGATCATCGAGGGGATAATGCTCACCCGCGGCTGGAGGGCGATCTGCATAATGGGCCCCATGACGGTAAGGAATGAGTCCTGTGAAGAGGGATGCATGCGCGGGCAGCGTCCACGAGGAACTTGAAACGGCATTGGTAAAGAGAAGAGCATCCTCTGCAAATTGATCGATCCAGGGGGTCGTTTTTCTGGAATAGCCGTAGCAGGAGAGATTCGACGCCCGGAGCGTGTCAATGGAGACTACTATGACATTGATGGGGCTATTTCCTGCGCCGCTTCCTATCTTCCATTCTTGCTCATGAGAAGAACAGGAAATGGCATCGATGTGCGTGCAGAACCATAATAGGGAAAGCCCTATAAGGAGAAGGGTGATGGCGTTTCGAGAAAATCTCAAAGCGGATCGATCGAGGGGAATTTCCCTTCTTCTCATGATCCTTGAGATGACGAAGTTAGCAAGGAGATAAACGATAGAGAGAACTATGAGAAGGGCCATGCTGATGGAAAATCGATATGTTCCCCTGGCACCCGCTAATTTGTATTCGTTGAGCCACAGGTAGCCCGAAGCGATGATCCCGGAGAAGATCATCTCCAAGAGGCCGGTAGGATAAACAGGAAAAAGCCTCTTTCTTATCAGGGGGCAGAAAAAATAGAACGAAAGGGAGAGGACAAGGCAGAGGATCGTAAGAAGTAAGGTCGCCAGGAGCCCCTTCGATTCGTAGAACCTGGTTCCCATGAGGATTCTGCCATGGAGGAAGAAGAATCCGAAGAAAAAGATGAGAAAGAACAAAATGGAAGCCTGCAGGAGATCGAATCCTCGCTCTTCCTCACGCATGTAAAAAAGAGTGGAAGCTATAAGGGAAAAACATCCTGCCAGAAGCCCGGAGATCAAGCCACCCCCGGCATCGAACAATAGCGTGAGAGAAAGATAGGAAGCCGGGATCCTTTTCCCTGAGATCATGACGAAGAAGGATTCAACGATGAAGAGAGAAACTCCCATAATCAAGCCGAGAAAAAGTCCCGAAAAAATCATGCTCCTCTTGTTCATGACTCTTCTGCACGGAAATATATTCTCAGAGAGAAGAAAAGGGTGAGGGATGCGATGCCTGTGATGGAAACAGCAGAGAGGGCCAGACCAATAAAGAGAATCGTTGGACTGAACAGAAACTCCACGATGTGCGTTCCCCTTTCAAAGCAGATTCCGCGATAGAGGCCGTTCGCCAAGAAGATCCTTGATTCTTTGCCATCGACGCGGCAGCGCCATCCCGAATAATAGCTGTCGGAAAGAACAAGGAAGCCATCTCTATTCGATTCGATTGCTAGCCTTATCTCGTTGCATCCCATCTTTAAGATCTTTATCCTGAAGAGATCCGAGTGAAGAACCCGATCAGGTCCTGCCATCCAGACGAACTTCTGCTCCTTCACTCGCATCAGGGGAGAAGGACCGTCTCCTGCCTTCAGATGATTCAACATCTCCCCATCATGGGTCCCGGCAAGAACGACGGCTTCCTCGTAAGGATGAAATGTTTCGGAAAACAGTTCTCTAAAAACCAGGTTCGGGTCATGAATCATTCTGACTCTTGGAACAGCATATACCCTGGGGAGGGGAGCCCTATTCAGATACAGAACGACAGGGTAATTGCTCCCGGAGCTGCGCTCCATGACTTCCGAAAGATGAGGGTCATTGACTTTATTATAGAGAAGGAGATACCGTACGCCCGACATATCCAGAATCTTTTTCCAGGTTGACCATCCTCTATCCTTCGCTTTTTCCATGAGAAGATAGTGATCGTAAGGTCCCAGCCGGTCAACATTTCGGTCAAAGGCAAAGGCAATCCTGTGAGGCAGGCCAATCCACTGAAGAAGCATCATCCTGTTCCAGTAGAAACCCTCCTCCCTCTGTCTGGACCCGATCTTCAGCATCAGGTCTCCCGGAGTCCTATCGCGAAAGACCCTGTAGATCTCCCGATCTTCCCCGAGAGCACCGAGGAAGGGGGATCTCATCTTATAAAAGTTCGCTCCGGCTACGGGATTGAGGTTCATGTTGACTATCAAAAGATCCATGAGGATGATCCCAATCAGGACGGGGCAGGCAAGACTTCCTCTGATCTTGGTGTAAAAGGAGGCAAGAATCAGTAGAGCGACTACGAGAGAAATACCGGCTGCATAGACGACGCTGGCAAGCAACCGTGACGCGATGGATGAAAGAATGATGGCCCCGGCATCCTGTCCCACATGCAGAACTCTTTCAATGAAAAACCTGTATGATTGAGGGAAGAACCTTCCGATGCAATAGAGGGCCACGAGAGAGAGGGTGATCAGAACTGGAATCACAAGAAACGGCCATCGTCGTACCGCCTGGGTCAACCTTTTCTCAGATATCTCTCGCATTAGATCCAAGCCACTCCCTGAAAGGATAGCCCAGGAAAAGGAGAATAAGATGAAAAATTTGGAAGTATATCGGAATGCAGAGAGCAAAGGGACCTCCCCGGATAGCTTCTGAAAGAGAGGCACGCTACCCAATGCTCCAAGAAAAAGTGATGCGACAATAAGAATAGCGAAGATAGTAAATGTCCTGTCCCTTCTATATAAAAGGATACTGACGAGGAAGAGAGATGGGAGTCCTGTATAAAGGGAAGCGAAGAAGGGAACCGTTTCCCTGAAAAAAAAGCTTCCCCAGTATTCCGCCGGATTGGTAACAAAGGGGTTCCCGAAAAGCCTCGGGATGAAAAGACCAATGATCTCCTCGGGATGGAGCGACCATTTTGAGATGATATCGGAAGCAAGTCCTGCTGCCCTTTCGGAGTTCGCGAAGAACTCTGCGGCAGGAAGGAGAAGAAATAATGAAAAAAGAAGCGCGCAGAATAGAGTTGCGGTCAGAAGACCAACCTTCGAAAGAACAGCTCTTGCCTGTGTCGGATCCGGCTTTTGTAAAAAGATCACGGCCAGTGCGATGAGTAGCGTGCTGAGAATGAAGAATGGTTCTGCCGTAATCAGAACGACGGATAGAATCAGGGAAGCCGGCAACAGGTAGAGTCGCGATCGGTAAAGGAAGCGGTGCAAGAAGAAGAGAAAGAGCGGGATCCAGGCGGCACTGCATAGCAGGTTGTAGTGATGGGCGAGGCAAAGCATGAAACCGGAAAAGGAAAAAAGAGAAGCGGCAAGAAGCGACCCCTGTCTCGAAAGCCCGCACTCCCTCGAAAAGAGATGCATTCCGAAGGCACAGAGGAGGTACTGTATGATGATGGAATATTTGAAGGCTGCTTCGAAGGGGATGATGAGAAAGATCAGTGAGATAGGGTGAAAGAGGAGATTGTTGGGATTCGCATAGAGAGGTTGTCCGGAAGTTATGAAAGGATTCCATAGGGGGAAAACTCCCTCCGCTATCAGCGTGGCGATCAGCTTCCTCGCAGGGTGATGGTTCTGGCTGATATCGCCGTAATAGAACTGACCGTCGGAGAGGATGGCAGAATTAAAAAAGAGGATTGTCGTGATGACTAGAAAGAGAGGGGCAGCGGCCATCCTGAGATATCTAGCCATTTCCTCCGCTTTCTTTCCCGGTCTCCTCTGATGCCGTGGAATTACTCCGCCCTGAAATATCGTACTTCTTGGCAAAATATCTGAAGGATCTAAAACTCATGCCAAGCATCCTCGCCGCTTTGGATTGGACTCCCCCGCACCTCTCCAGAGCATCCTCGAGATACCTTTTCCTCAGCTTCTCGATCTCTTCTTCCAGATTGAATCCTTTCCCCCATGAGGCTCCATGAAACTCAAATAGCTCGGTACCCTGGGGAGGGGAAGCTTGAGAAAGGGACGGATCACCCGCTAATACTTCCTGTGGTTGGAATTTAGACTTGCCCGTTCTAACGTCGGCCGGAAGGCTTTCTACTCTTATCTTGTTCAAGATCTCCAGTGTGACCGCTCTCTCGATGGCATTTTCGAGCTCCCTGACATTCCCGGGCCAGTGGTAGGATTCCAGGGCTTCCATCGCGTCAGGATCGAAACCAGAAATGCTCTTGTGAAGCGCCTGGGTGAACTTCTTCAGGAAATGATCGGCGAGAATGGGAATGTCCTCCCTCTTCTCCCTGAGAGGAGGCATCTTGATCTCTATGACGTTGATCCGGTAATAGAGATCTTCCCGGAACCTCCTCTCCTGGACAAGCCGTTCCAGATTCTGATTGGTGGCTGCGATGATCCGTACATCGACATCGATCTCTTCCGTGCCACCCACTCTTCTTATCTTCTTATCTTGAAGTACTCTCAGGAGCTTCACCTGCATCCCCAGCGAGGTCTCACCGATCTCATCCAGGAAGAGGGTACCACCGTTGGCGACCTCAAAGAGCCCCCTCTTGGTCATCGTTGCCCCTGTAAAGGCTCCCTTCATATGCCCGAACAGCTCACTCTCAAGGATCCCTTCGGGAAGAGCGCCGCAGTTGATTGAGACGAAGGGAGAATCCTTTCTAGAGCTGTTGTAATGGATCGTCCTCGCGATAGCCTCCTTACCTGTCCCGCTCTCTCCCGAGATGGTGATTGTCGTGTTCGTGTCGGCGATCTTGTAGATGAGGGAGAGGATCTCCATCATCTTCGGACTTCTCCCGACTATCTCGCCGAGATCGCTCTTCTTCTTGAGCTGCTCCTTGAGGTATACATTCTCCTTGGCGAGTCTCCTCTTGTCCAGCTCGTTCTTGATTATGATCTTGATCTCATCCACGTTGAACGGCTTGACAATGTAGTCCGAGGCACCGAGCTTTAGAGCTTCGATTGCGGACTCCGTCGAGGCATAGGCTGTGATCATGATGACGGATGTTTCCGGCAGTGCGTCCTTGGAGGCTCGCAGCACTTCGATCCCGCTGATCCCGGGAAGGGAGATATCAGTCAGGATGAGATCGTACAGTTTTTCGGTGAGTAGTTTTTTTGCTTCCTCCCCTGTGGGCGCTACATCGACTTCATACTCCTTCTTCAAGAGCAGGAAGAGCATGTCCCTCATGCTCTTCTCGTCTTCTACGATGAGGATCTTGTTCTTGTTAGGGCTCATCTTGTTCTGCCTGTTTGAGCTTTAAGGAACTCTGTGATCTGGTTCAGCTCATCCGACTTTCTGGGGATGACGATCTTCACAGTAGTCCCCTCCCCGATGCGGCTCTTAACGTCAATCCTTCCACCATGTTCCTGAATAATTTTGTAAACGATGGCGGCGCCCAATCCCGTTCCCTCCTTGAAGGTCCCCTCGAAAGGTTGAAAATAGCTCTCCGCCTCCCTCTTATCCATCCCGATACCGCTATCGGAAAAAACGATCGTGAGCGCGTTCCTGTGGCTTCCATCCACTTTTATGGTCAGAGTTCCCCCGTTGGGCATCGCTTTGAGAGAATTTGTCGCCAGGTTCCAGAATACCTGTTTCATTCTGTTGACATCGATGTATGAGATGATCTCAGGGCTCGAAAACTCGGTCACAACGCTGTGCTTCCTCCCAAACTCCTTACTGTTCTTCAGAAGGCGGACCGATTCCTCGATGATCAAAACTACATCCGCCCGCTCGGGAGAGAATTTCCCCGGCTTGGCGAACATCAAGAAATCCCGGATCGTCTTCTCCAGCCTCTCGGATTCCATGAGAATGATATCCATCAGATCGAGATTCTCCCCATTGAGATCGAGTTCGTTCTTGAGGATCTGCACTGACCCGCTGATGGACGCAAGAGGATTCCTCAACTCATGTGCCATTCCGGCAGCCATCTCCCCCAGGGCTGCCATTCTCTCCTTGAGCCTCATCTCCTTCTCCATGGCAATGATCTCCGTCAGATCTTGGAAGATGAAGACGAGACCGAGACTTCTTCCCCCTCCGTTTCTTAGACGCGATACGGCGAACCCGAGATACCGTTCGCCGCCCTGGGCTCTCCGGAATGATCGTTCGAATCGGAATCTCTTTTCCTCCTCCAGAATGCTCCTGATCTTCCAGAGGAAAGATTCATTAAGGTCGAAGAGGTCTTTCACACTCCTGCCGATGCTCTTCAGCGGGTCAATCCCTGTGATCTCCGCTCCCCCTCGGTTCATGAAAATGATCTTTCCCATCAGATCCGTCGTGATGAGACCGGTGCCGATGCTCTCAAGGATCTTTTCGTGGATCGCCTTGAGCTCGTCCAGGTCATCCTGTTTTTCCTCGAGTTCCTTCCCCGTGATCCTGAGCCTCTCTGATAGATAGGAGCTGAGATAAGCCACTACGAAGAGCCCGATGAAATTCACGGAAAGCGCGTAGTAGAGTTTCTGCTTGGTTACCTCCATCACCTGAACATAACTTGTGGAGTAAAAGGGGACTATGTCATAGATTAGAAAGCCTATGAGAAGGAGATAGAAGAAGAAGCATGCCGTGGCAACGATAAATGCCCCCTTCCTGTAAAGCATGATTGAGGCCGTGATGATGGGAAGTATGTAAAGGAATGACATAGGGCTGTCCAGTCCGCCCGTGATGTAGACAAATCCGGTAATGACCAGGGTATCTCCAATCCCCTGAATGTAGACAAACGATTCCTTCTCTTTCAGGCTCGGGTAGAGGAACCCGTATGCGATTACGAGGAAGTAGGTGAAGGCGGAGAGAAAGTAGAGCGGTTCCAGAGCCCGTGAAGGGCTATACAGAAGTTCGATGATGAAGGAGGAGATCAACAGGGTCGTGATTACGACGACGCGGAAGACCATCAACCACTTAATCTGCCTCTGTATTTCCTTCCTCATCATGGACCCTTTATCATTATCAAAACGTCAGGAGCCGCTCCCGTAAAAGCCTCATCTTTTTTCAGAGTTGCAGGTTTACCTCTCTAACTCTTCAGATATAATGGGCAAGGTGCTTGTTACAAAGAAAAGCGTCGCGAAGATCCAGCCGAGCTTTCCCTTATATGGGCAATCCAGCCATCCATTATGAACAGGAAGACGGGATTAGCCTATCTTGTTGATGAGATCGAACATCGGAAGATACATTGAGATGATGATCCCTCCGATGACGACTCCCAGAAAGGCAATCATAATGGGCTCCAGTAGCGAGAGGAGGTTCTGCGTGGCATCA is a window encoding:
- a CDS encoding sulfatase-like hydrolase/transferase, which codes for MNKRSMIFSGLFLGLIMGVSLFIVESFFVMISGKRIPASYLSLTLLFDAGGGLISGLLAGCFSLIASTLFYMREEERGFDLLQASILFFLIFFFGFFFLHGRILMGTRFYESKGLLATLLLTILCLVLSLSFYFFCPLIRKRLFPVYPTGLLEMIFSGIIASGYLWLNEYKLAGARGTYRFSISMALLIVLSIVYLLANFVISRIMRRREIPLDRSALRFSRNAITLLLIGLSLLWFCTHIDAISCSSHEQEWKIGSGAGNSPINVIVVSIDTLRASNLSCYGYSRKTTPWIDQFAEDALLFTNAVSSSSWTLPAHASLFTGLIPYRHGAHYADRPPAAGEHYPLDDLDMTGVFPLPADATTVAEILKKHDYTNVAFVSNFAALSASLGMDQGFDIYMNRERTWVSFKPFFHRILATSLGDYGTIPDFISRTTKPFLSAKVISDEVIRWLERRRKEPFFLFLNYMEPHRPYLPYSPFNRKFLQEKIFSMKDPFWEVMGNHRALSEREKRYLLSQYDGEIAYADHHIGRLFQTLREMGLYEASLIVVLSDHGEMFGEHNLLDHTNSLYEEVLRIPLIVKYPFSKKTGILHSRVGIVDVMPEILSVLGKEIPRDLDGAPFETGNRNPLAELYINRYYFREFGERFGSILRAKYDQHFKLIISSSGRHELYQLIEDPLESKNLVYEYPDVKDRLLQQVEHYLMDKKPVMSHEWVDQETRDKLRSLGYLD
- a CDS encoding sigma-54 dependent transcriptional regulator, whose product is MSPNKNKILIVEDEKSMRDMLFLLLKKEYEVDVAPTGEEAKKLLTEKLYDLILTDISLPGISGIEVLRASKDALPETSVIMITAYASTESAIEALKLGASDYIVKPFNVDEIKIIIKNELDKRRLAKENVYLKEQLKKKSDLGEIVGRSPKMMEILSLIYKIADTNTTITISGESGTGKEAIARTIHYNSSRKDSPFVSINCGALPEGILESELFGHMKGAFTGATMTKRGLFEVANGGTLFLDEIGETSLGMQVKLLRVLQDKKIRRVGGTEEIDVDVRIIAATNQNLERLVQERRFREDLYYRINVIEIKMPPLREKREDIPILADHFLKKFTQALHKSISGFDPDAMEALESYHWPGNVRELENAIERAVTLEILNKIRVESLPADVRTGKSKFQPQEVLAGDPSLSQASPPQGTELFEFHGASWGKGFNLEEEIEKLRKRYLEDALERCGGVQSKAARMLGMSFRSFRYFAKKYDISGRSNSTASEETGKESGGNG
- a CDS encoding O-antigen ligase family protein; translation: MTSILVLLLGYHLVRSPGFHFSKRNATLFTIIFLFQCVNIFLSFSPGRSVEAALYYFLLFILFLALPGVFTFFQTLTLLRIMTFLAAAVSFYGLHQYFFGLEKLASIIRKTEMEIPSIFLEKLEAGRVFSTFVTPGAFAGFLLMTIPVTAFFVFLSENRKLRTLYGALLLIQTASFFLSFSIGALVALFASALIVASLKLRRRMFIISIIMIVFITAAVFFLMYRDIGFSEFWSSDSPLKLRYGNWKASILMIGDHPVLGVGGGSYGVAFSRYREEWMNESNYAHNSFLQIVSENGLFAVPFLLAFLCIFFRSAWELLRRHRIRAVTSSDPSASKNNSNVARLKGAPFLAMALLSFILHNLSDFTFYLPSVSFLFFPLCGLFFSMGAGLEEEPGDRRENAYPAGLGEYGGKRSFGKILLILLLAVSALFFLSSFIGEISFEEAMDARESVRFEEADRLLRRAKFFNALKSDYRIYRAQLLMDEKNPSRDPMRALGEVERAIALDPFIPYYHRVASDIHLLSGDPIQAYISISKAASLYPADEHYKARRDTIWTLLKGGTEKR
- a CDS encoding prepilin-type N-terminal cleavage/methylation domain-containing protein; translation: MLRKKNKGFTLIELLIVVAIIGIIAAIAIPNLLNAINRGRQKRTMADMRSIATACDEYNIDNNRYVNLNAGGFADVTTLKNYLEPHYIRIIPEKDGWATYMQHAGGDTDAYTDYTLCSYGKDTTADGPVTPPQTTDFDADIYFIDGQFTQWPEGMQT
- a CDS encoding type II secretion system protein GspG, with amino-acid sequence MNNRGLTLVELLVALVIIMLVSAIAIINIISTIEKARQKATMSDMRTISRALETYNIDNGYYPRNGLNMEELREVLVPYSSSVLPVEDAWRNPFSYSTNVVDSYTLISYGKDGIDGDDISYETRFDFDKDIVMYNGTFMARPVE
- a CDS encoding ATP-binding protein, which translates into the protein MMRKEIQRQIKWLMVFRVVVITTLLISSFIIELLYSPSRALEPLYFLSAFTYFLVIAYGFLYPSLKEKESFVYIQGIGDTLVITGFVYITGGLDSPMSFLYILPIITASIMLYRKGAFIVATACFFFYLLLIGFLIYDIVPFYSTSYVQVMEVTKQKLYYALSVNFIGLFVVAYLSSYLSERLRITGKELEEKQDDLDELKAIHEKILESIGTGLITTDLMGKIIFMNRGGAEITGIDPLKSIGRSVKDLFDLNESFLWKIRSILEEEKRFRFERSFRRAQGGERYLGFAVSRLRNGGGRSLGLVFIFQDLTEIIAMEKEMRLKERMAALGEMAAGMAHELRNPLASISGSVQILKNELDLNGENLDLMDIILMESERLEKTIRDFLMFAKPGKFSPERADVVLIIEESVRLLKNSKEFGRKHSVVTEFSSPEIISYIDVNRMKQVFWNLATNSLKAMPNGGTLTIKVDGSHRNALTIVFSDSGIGMDKREAESYFQPFEGTFKEGTGLGAAIVYKIIQEHGGRIDVKSRIGEGTTVKIVIPRKSDELNQITEFLKAQTGRTR